A DNA window from Plasmodium brasilianum strain Bolivian I chromosome 12, whole genome shotgun sequence contains the following coding sequences:
- a CDS encoding hypothetical protein (conserved Plasmodium protein), with product MAEPNSTVSSLLSGNLTTLMRDLSSATDNNTAVPTLLSEGTTNFSSSLLSSQLHNITTSGGVTDITNVTTGAITNSLERVVNTTVSTIRDIITNNTSNTTLGLDTSYGTNTNTTVSSSFQNNAEREYFMAWFCPKLKKKRDLKELENAINELMELAHHTEDDEEKERLKKKSKKRKMLYLTSDDDGYNNDQTKHRSKDNSGRGPDILREIHLD from the exons ATGGCTGAACCCAATTCAACTGTATCTTCACTTTTAAGTGGGAACTTAACTACCTTGATGCGAGATTTATCAAGTGCAACGGATAATAATACAGCTGTACCTACCCTTCTTAGCGAAGGTACAACTAATTTTAGCAGTTCATTATTATCTTCAcaattacataatattacAACTTCAGGAGGAGTAACTGATATTACAAATGTTACCACAGGGGCAATTACAAATTCGTTAGAAAGAGTAGTAAATACGACTGTGAGTACCATAAGAGATATAATTACTAATAATACTTCTAATACAACTTTAGGCCTAGACACTTCATATGGAACTAATACAAATACAACAGTTTCCTCGAGTTTTCAGAATAACGCT GAAAGAGAATATTTCATGGCATGGTTTTGTCCCAaattaaagaagaaaagggatttaaaagaattagaaAACGCAATAAACGAACTAATGGAACTTGCACATCATACAGAAGACgatgaagaaaaagagagacttaaaaagaaaagtaaaaaaagaaaaatgcttTATTTAACTAGTGATGATGATGGTTATAATAATGATCAAACAAAACATAGAAGTAAAGATAATAGTGGTAGGGGTCCCGATATTTTGAGAGAAATACATTTAGATTAA
- a CDS encoding KELT protein, whose amino-acid sequence MRYLYKLTIALLCIYKYCKINKSIKKIFLAEKQLEPELKSDDEENDYNEETLTNVLRVLSIDVEQGKVEYEGMEKDDELKETEAVEEYTGRDEEVELEELGTSKGYIEGYEDEEMENLGAVGGYVESDTYVEFEDLEEVKEIDKNDSDCLPYSTRRKIREKEIEVKSKRRHQKKLQESIGRKEEIKTPESEAYGITMMTKYLSYVQDIKINDEDGEEFQRIITESTAMNYDLDFTLIVRYFNVGISGEENISKLNREYPIYKGKKIDFENIDKPFGVSLKNLKNVSKEELCGTLFFDDFIHIPLSNILKEVKVGNLTIEKILFFYKVRNINFIVCNSNILSFLKSQFSDLNLETVASYSYGLYSNNEENDIFNFYESKFFSIKENNNKLKSILDDFKKSKELMEVTEEQLNCLRKIIFNLNMDITYMNIIIFSLNIKKSHIVDDLKQIHSLFPLNKEKLERDEIILTTMHYSLSYCLHLIKPLFSKYKNNEILNYVEFFGVSSILNENVVFIEFLQHNSEFYKIFCKLYNSVDQYLPRMKSYDDIEPILNFILIRLHIITVIFNMVKLLLNRDLCHGILGNYEEVQLPIYKGILLDSENILKTAEEMLE is encoded by the coding sequence atgagatATTTATACAAGCTAACAATAGccttattatgtatttataaatattgcaaaataaacaaaagtataaaaaagatatttttagCGGAAAAACAATTAGAACCTGAGTTAAAATCAGATGATGAGGAAAATGATTATAATGAAGAAACACTTACAAATGTTTTAAGGGTTTTGTCTATAGATGTTGAACAAGGAAAAGTGGAATATGAAGGGATGGAAAAAGATGATGAACTTAAGGAAACTGAAGCAGTGGAGGAATATACAGGAAGAGATGAAGAAGTAGAATTGGAGGAATTAGGAACATCGAAGGGATATATAGAAGGTTATGAGGATGAAGAAATGGAGAATTTGGGGGCAGTAGGTGGATACGTAGAAAGTGATACATACGTAGAATTTGAGGACTTAGAAGAAGTTAAAgaaattgataaaaatgattCTGATTGTTTACCATATAGCACACGCAGAAAAAtcagagaaaaagaaatagaagtaaaaagtaaaagaagaCATCAGAAAAAGCTTCAAGAAAGCATAGGGaggaaagaagaaataaaaacacCTGAGAGTGAAGCTTATGGTATTACAATGATGACAAAATATTTGTCATATGTACAAGatatcaaaataaatgatgaaGATGGAGAAGAGTTTCAACGAATAATTACAGAAAGTACCGCAATGAATTATGATTTGGACTTTACATTAATAGTTCGATATTTTAACGTAGGTATAAGTGgtgaagaaaatatttctaaattgAACAGGGAATATCCAATATACAAgggtaaaaaaattgattttgaaaatattgataAACCTTTTGGAGTTAGtctgaaaaatttaaaaaatgtgagCAAAGAAGAATTATGTGGCACTTTATTCTTTGATGATTTCATCCATATTCCAttaagtaatattttaaaagaagtaaaagtGGGTAATTTAACTATTGAAaaaattctctttttttataaagttcgaaatattaattttattgtatgcaatagtaatattttGAGCTTTCTTAAATCACAATTTTCAGATTTAAATTTAGAAACGGTTGCTTCCTATAGTTATGgattatattcaaataatgaagaaaatgatattttcaatttttatgaatcaaaatttttttcaataaaagaaaataataataaacttAAATCTATTTTAGatgattttaaaaagagTAAAGAACTTATGGAAGTTACAGAGGAACAACTAAATtgtttaagaaaaattatttttaacttaaatatggacattacatatatgaatataattatattctctttaaatattaaaaaatctCATATTGTGGATGatttaaaacaaattcaTTCTTTGTTTCCtttaaacaaagaaaaattagaaaGGGATGAAATTATCCTTACAACTATGCATTATTCCCTAAGTTATTGTTTACACTTAATTAAACCATTATTTagtaaatataagaataatgagatattaaattatgttgAATTTTTTGGTGTTTCAAGTATCTTGAATGAAAATGTTGTTTTCATAGAATTTTTGCAGCATAACTCAgagttttataaaatattctgtAAACTTTATAACAGTGTTGATCAATATTTACCACGTATGAAATCGTATGATGATATAGAAccaattttaaattttatacttATAAGACTTCacattattactgttatctTTAATATGGTTAAACTCCTTTTAAATAGAGATCTATGCCATGGAATTTTAGGTAATTACGAAGAAGTCCAATTACCTATATATAAGGGTATATTACTAGACtctgaaaatatattaaagactGCCGAAGAAATGCTTGAATAA
- a CDS encoding hypothetical protein (conserved Plasmodium protein) encodes MSDPNSLQSNTLPEFTNQINNLVSTENAQANSKLLFVLATTLLVIYIGLMISVVLPVKQEEESKKKEENSILQKDEEYNGPSQNNDEELEKVPVKCQEENAEENEDSY; translated from the exons atgTCTGACCCTAATTCTTTGCAATCTAACACTTTACCCGAATTTACtaatcaaataaataatttagtaTCAACTGAAAATGCACAAGCAAACTCTAAGCTTTTATTTGTCCTGGCAACAACTCTTCTGGTTATTTACATAGGTTTAATGATCTCTGTTGTG ctTCCTGTTAAACAAGAAGaagaatcaaaaaaaaaagaagagaattCTATATTACAGAAAGATGAAGAATATAATGGACCCTCACAGAACAATGATGAGGAATTAGAAAAAGTACCAGTAAAATGTCAAGAAGAAAATGCAGAGGAAAATGAAGATAGTTATTAA